One Halalkalicoccus tibetensis genomic region harbors:
- a CDS encoding signal recognition particle protein Srp54, translated as MVLDDLGTSLRGTLEDLRGKSRLTEDDVEAVVKEIQRSLLQADVDVSLVMELSDSIKTRALEEEPPGGTTARDHVLRIVYEELVALVGDSTELPLEEQTIMLAGLQGSGKTTTAAKMAWWFSKKGLRPAVIQTDTFRPGAYDQAKQMCERAEVEFYGDPDAEDPVEIARRGMEETADADVHIVDTAGRHALEDELIEEIEEIGDVVEPDRSLLVLDAAIGQGAKEQARRFEESIGIQGVTITKLDGTAKGGGALTAVNETDSTIAFLGTGEEVEDIERFEPNGFISRLLGMGDLKQLTERVERAMAETGDEEEDWDPEDMLSGEFTLHDMRKQMNAMNRMGPLDQIMDMIPGMGGGLMDQLPDDAMDVTQDRMQRFEFVMDSMTDAELEHPRAIGQSQIERIARGSGTDEETVRELLQQHKMMERTLKQFQGMGQGNMDMERMMKQMENQGGGGGGMGGLF; from the coding sequence ATGGTACTCGACGATCTCGGAACGTCCCTCAGGGGGACCTTGGAGGACCTCCGCGGGAAGTCCCGGCTCACGGAGGATGACGTGGAGGCGGTCGTCAAGGAGATCCAGCGTTCGTTGCTGCAGGCCGACGTGGACGTCTCGCTGGTGATGGAGCTCTCCGATTCGATCAAGACCCGGGCCCTCGAGGAGGAGCCGCCCGGCGGGACCACCGCACGTGACCACGTCCTGCGGATCGTCTACGAGGAGCTGGTCGCGCTGGTCGGCGACTCGACCGAGCTGCCCCTCGAGGAACAGACGATCATGCTCGCGGGCCTGCAGGGCTCGGGGAAGACGACCACCGCGGCGAAGATGGCGTGGTGGTTCTCGAAGAAGGGACTTCGCCCCGCGGTCATCCAGACCGACACCTTCCGACCGGGCGCCTACGACCAGGCCAAACAGATGTGCGAGCGCGCGGAGGTCGAATTTTATGGAGACCCCGACGCGGAGGACCCCGTCGAGATCGCCCGCCGGGGGATGGAGGAGACCGCCGACGCCGACGTCCACATCGTCGACACGGCGGGTCGCCACGCCCTCGAGGACGAGCTGATCGAGGAGATCGAGGAGATCGGCGACGTCGTCGAGCCCGATCGATCCCTGCTGGTGCTCGACGCCGCGATCGGGCAAGGAGCGAAGGAGCAGGCCCGCCGGTTCGAGGAGTCGATCGGCATCCAGGGCGTGACGATCACGAAGCTCGACGGGACCGCGAAGGGTGGCGGGGCGCTCACGGCGGTCAACGAGACCGACTCGACGATCGCTTTCTTAGGGACCGGCGAGGAGGTCGAGGACATCGAGCGCTTCGAACCCAACGGCTTCATCTCCCGGCTGCTGGGGATGGGCGACCTGAAGCAGCTCACCGAGCGCGTCGAGCGCGCGATGGCCGAGACCGGCGACGAGGAGGAGGACTGGGACCCCGAGGACATGCTCTCGGGGGAGTTCACGCTTCACGACATGCGAAAGCAGATGAACGCGATGAACCGGATGGGCCCGCTCGACCAGATCATGGACATGATCCCCGGAATGGGCGGGGGGCTGATGGACCAGCTGCCCGACGACGCCATGGACGTCACCCAGGACCGGATGCAGCGCTTCGAGTTCGTCATGGACTCGATGACCGACGCCGAGCTGGAACACCCCCGTGCGATCGGCCAGAGCCAGATCGAGCGCATCGCCCGTGGTTCGGGCACCGACGAGGAAACGGTGAGAGAGCTGCTCCAGCAGCACAAGATGATGGAGCGTACGCTGAAGCAGTTCCAGGGGATGGGTCAGGGCAACATGGACATGGAGCGCATGATGAAACAGATGGAGAACCAGGGCGGCGGTGGCGGCGGCATGGGCGGGCTGTTCTGA
- the ftsY gene encoding signal recognition particle-docking protein FtsY, with the protein MFDGLKEKIGRFRDDVEEEAEEDEVADSAESEDRPEGATAEAGAATEPDTSASAEAAPDAEPEPAGSGEPVEPEPTAERDGAAEPAAEPVDDAEPSTDSDPEPESEPEPDASEGNSSSGFMHRARSLATGQIVIDPEVIEEPLDDLEFALLESDVEFSVAQEIVSNLRDDLENATRGMTQTVEERVDQALREALLDVISVGQFDFEQRIAEAEKPVTIIFTGVNGVGKTTSIAKLSRYLEERGYSTVMANGDTYRAGANEQIREHAENLDTKLISHEQGGDPAAVIYDAVEYAEAHDIDVVLGDTAGRLHTNEGLMDQLEKIERVVGPDMTLFTDEAVAGQDAVQRAKKFNATAEIDGAILTKADADANGGAAISIAYVTGKPILFLGTGQGYDDVERFDPEWLADQLVGE; encoded by the coding sequence ATGTTCGACGGGCTGAAGGAGAAGATCGGTCGCTTCCGCGACGACGTCGAGGAGGAAGCCGAGGAGGATGAGGTCGCCGACAGCGCCGAGTCCGAGGATCGTCCCGAGGGGGCGACCGCCGAAGCAGGCGCCGCGACCGAGCCCGACACGTCGGCGTCCGCCGAGGCGGCCCCCGACGCCGAACCCGAACCGGCGGGATCGGGCGAGCCCGTCGAGCCCGAGCCGACGGCCGAACGCGACGGGGCGGCCGAACCGGCCGCCGAGCCCGTGGACGACGCGGAGCCGAGCACCGATTCCGATCCGGAACCGGAGTCCGAACCCGAGCCGGACGCGTCGGAGGGGAACTCCTCGAGCGGATTCATGCACCGGGCGCGTTCGCTCGCGACCGGCCAGATCGTCATCGACCCGGAGGTCATCGAGGAGCCCCTCGACGACCTGGAGTTCGCGCTGCTCGAGAGCGACGTCGAGTTCAGCGTCGCCCAGGAGATCGTCTCGAACCTCCGCGACGACCTCGAGAACGCGACCCGCGGGATGACCCAGACGGTCGAGGAACGGGTCGACCAGGCGCTCCGGGAGGCGCTTCTGGACGTGATCAGCGTCGGCCAGTTCGACTTCGAGCAGCGCATCGCCGAGGCCGAGAAGCCCGTCACGATCATCTTCACCGGCGTCAACGGCGTCGGCAAGACCACCTCGATCGCGAAGCTCTCGCGGTATCTCGAGGAGCGGGGCTACTCGACGGTGATGGCCAACGGCGACACCTACCGTGCGGGCGCCAACGAGCAGATCCGCGAGCACGCCGAGAACCTCGATACGAAGCTCATCTCCCACGAGCAGGGCGGCGATCCCGCGGCGGTGATCTACGACGCCGTCGAGTACGCCGAGGCCCACGACATCGACGTGGTGCTCGGCGATACCGCCGGACGCCTGCACACCAACGAGGGGCTGATGGACCAACTGGAGAAGATCGAGCGCGTCGTCGGCCCGGACATGACGCTGTTTACCGACGAGGCCGTCGCCGGCCAGGACGCCGTCCAGCGCGCGAAGAAGTTCAACGCAACCGCCGAGATCGACGGCGCGATCCTCACGAAGGCCGACGCCGACGCCAACGGCGGCGCGGCGATCTCGATCGCGTACGTGACCGGCAAGCCGATCCTCTTTCTGGGGACCGGACAGGGGTACGACGACGTCGAACGGTTCGATCCCGAGTGGCTGGCCGACCAGCTGGTCGGCGAATGA
- a CDS encoding class I SAM-dependent methyltransferase: protein MTEFRNTAQPDRDWWDTLWPGPRDTLESLGTGDCGSLVDICCGDGHFTVPAADLVSGPVYGVDLDPELLEALEARLETERIETVEGDAMALPDLLPEPVGCALLANTLHGVPEKRALAEAVAAVLEPDGRFVVINWVDAPPEETWVLDEPRGPPAELRMTPKETVEAIEPAGFDARETVSVSPHHYAVTFDLSAHRG, encoded by the coding sequence ATGACCGAGTTTCGCAACACCGCTCAGCCCGATCGGGACTGGTGGGATACCCTGTGGCCCGGTCCGCGGGACACCCTCGAGAGCCTGGGGACCGGGGACTGCGGCTCCTTGGTGGACATCTGCTGTGGCGACGGCCACTTCACGGTTCCCGCCGCCGACCTCGTCTCCGGCCCCGTCTACGGCGTGGACCTCGATCCGGAACTTCTGGAGGCGCTCGAAGCACGTTTGGAAACGGAGCGGATCGAAACGGTCGAGGGCGACGCGATGGCGCTCCCCGACCTGCTTCCCGAGCCGGTCGGCTGTGCGCTGCTGGCGAACACGCTCCACGGCGTTCCCGAGAAGCGCGCGCTCGCGGAGGCGGTCGCGGCCGTACTGGAGCCCGATGGGCGGTTCGTCGTGATCAACTGGGTCGACGCGCCCCCCGAGGAGACCTGGGTCCTCGACGAGCCCCGCGGCCCGCCCGCGGAGCTGCGGATGACGCCCAAGGAGACGGTCGAGGCGATCGAGCCCGCGGGGTTCGACGCCCGGGAAACGGTCTCGGTCTCGCCACATCACTACGCCGTGACGTTCGATCTCAGCGCTCACAGAGGGTGA
- a CDS encoding right-handed parallel beta-helix repeat-containing protein: MQRHGSTGGSMGRRTYLTLGLAAVAGASVAPTPTRAQADDDPAPTDTEIGGGEEYDRHVSPDDADVVVSTAEELEAALAGGDVTIYVEDDATIDLSARRITIPGGVTLASGRGRDGSPGALITADRRASRLFQVYEDDVRITGLRFRGHRVGYHDPDGYVWDDASLAIRAYGDCEVDNCELYGWTHAGVGIGQHGSDPVDSAAHVHHCSFHDNMMEGLGYGVVVYRGDPLIEYNYFDRNRHSIAGGGQEGCSYEARYNIQGPTNLLFGFEMHSPGGERIDVHHNTFELVERRDGQATPAVAIRGVPSEGARVANNWFHNPTDPGDDRYLGDAPVVQYGGDVSGDGWNDVALSNNHYGPDEPEAGIGHPRGEVETAQLRVYVREAEDDEYVEGVTVSIEPHEGTPMDGYDGPYTAETVEGEEYFGTYALFEELPVGSYDLRATHPDYEVGVYEDLELDVSGRQPPIVLEPREGRTLTIADRGEPANYTFSVTGAVEPADGGDDEGDYEIDGSTVVGRLEDATDSFVYTGEIDLLDADAPVEVLLEGERAEVEPEPEPSPDPDPEDPELDGPVITLEGGSETDPTHYIIETGLGLEYADVEGATVDPGDGIVGTMAAGSLRGGRDAYRIPAGDTITGFIALGDVTVSIDGAELDDDEVVTYDD; encoded by the coding sequence ATGCAACGTCACGGATCCACCGGCGGCTCGATGGGGCGACGGACGTATCTCACCCTCGGACTGGCCGCTGTCGCGGGGGCGTCGGTCGCCCCCACGCCGACCCGGGCCCAGGCCGACGACGATCCCGCCCCGACCGACACCGAGATCGGCGGCGGCGAGGAGTACGACCGCCACGTCAGCCCCGACGACGCCGACGTCGTCGTCTCGACTGCCGAGGAGCTGGAGGCCGCCCTCGCGGGCGGTGACGTGACGATCTACGTCGAGGACGACGCGACGATCGACCTCAGCGCCCGCCGGATCACGATCCCTGGCGGCGTGACGCTCGCCAGCGGCCGGGGCCGGGACGGCTCGCCGGGCGCGCTGATCACCGCCGATCGGCGTGCCTCGCGGCTCTTCCAGGTCTACGAGGACGACGTGCGGATCACCGGCCTGCGGTTCCGGGGTCATCGGGTCGGCTACCACGACCCCGACGGATACGTCTGGGACGACGCCTCGCTCGCGATCCGCGCGTACGGCGACTGCGAGGTCGACAACTGCGAGCTCTACGGCTGGACCCACGCCGGCGTCGGGATCGGCCAGCACGGCTCGGACCCGGTCGACAGCGCCGCCCACGTCCATCACTGCTCCTTTCACGACAACATGATGGAGGGGCTCGGCTACGGCGTCGTCGTTTACCGGGGCGACCCGCTGATCGAGTACAACTACTTCGATCGCAACCGCCACAGCATCGCCGGCGGCGGTCAGGAGGGCTGTAGCTACGAAGCCCGGTACAACATCCAGGGGCCGACGAACCTCCTGTTCGGCTTCGAGATGCACAGCCCCGGCGGCGAGCGGATCGACGTCCACCACAACACCTTCGAGCTGGTCGAGCGACGCGACGGGCAGGCGACCCCGGCGGTCGCGATCCGCGGCGTGCCGAGCGAGGGCGCACGCGTCGCGAACAACTGGTTCCACAACCCGACCGACCCCGGCGACGACCGATATCTCGGGGACGCGCCGGTCGTCCAGTACGGCGGCGACGTCTCCGGGGACGGCTGGAACGACGTGGCGCTCTCGAACAACCACTACGGCCCCGACGAGCCCGAGGCGGGGATCGGCCACCCGCGAGGGGAGGTCGAGACCGCCCAGCTCCGGGTTTACGTCCGCGAGGCCGAGGACGACGAGTACGTCGAGGGCGTGACCGTCTCGATCGAGCCCCACGAGGGAACGCCAATGGACGGCTACGACGGTCCTTATACTGCCGAGACCGTCGAGGGCGAGGAGTACTTCGGGACGTACGCCCTCTTCGAGGAGCTCCCGGTCGGCAGCTACGACCTCCGAGCGACCCATCCGGATTACGAGGTGGGCGTCTACGAGGACCTCGAGCTCGATGTCTCGGGTCGCCAGCCGCCGATCGTCCTCGAACCTCGCGAGGGCCGCACGCTGACGATCGCGGACCGGGGCGAGCCGGCCAACTACACGTTCAGCGTGACGGGAGCGGTCGAGCCGGCCGATGGCGGGGATGACGAGGGCGACTACGAGATCGACGGATCGACCGTGGTCGGCCGCCTCGAGGACGCCACCGACTCGTTCGTCTACACCGGCGAGATCGATCTCCTCGACGCCGACGCGCCGGTCGAGGTGCTCCTCGAGGGTGAGCGGGCCGAGGTCGAACCGGAGCCGGAGCCCAGCCCCGACCCCGACCCGGAGGACCCCGAACTCGACGGGCCGGTGATCACGCTCGAGGGCGGCAGCGAGACCGACCCGACCCACTACATCATCGAGACCGGCCTGGGTCTCGAGTACGCCGACGTCGAGGGGGCGACCGTCGACCCCGGGGACGGCATCGTCGGAACGATGGCCGCAGGCTCCCTCCGGGGGGGCCGCGACGCCTACCGCATCCCGGCCGGCGACACGATCACCGGGTTCATCGCGCTCGGCGACGTCACCGTCTCGATCGACGGGGCGGAGCTCGACGACGACGAGGTCGTCACGTACGACGACTGA
- a CDS encoding flippase, producing MGDDDDEPFRKLFTGGSIVFVGEMFGLAISFLSTLVIGRLLGPDGYGAIALGSAALATASTLVLLGMHTGVGRFLPRYDDPARRRGVLVSAFQLVLPLSLLAGGGLIVFAEPIAASVFSDEGVAPVLRVFGLAMPFASVEKLAVGGIQGTKRSTPKVFVENVTAHITRLVLAVIILALGFDAAGVAWAYVLGHAAAAMLGMYYLYRYTSLFTRTEATPMHRELLAFSAPLIVSSIMVKILADIDTFLLGYFVSTADVGIYNVLYPLATMLTAVLASFGFLFVPILSELHAEGDVAEMKHMYQLVTKWIFMVSLPIVLVIALFPELLLRYTYGPDYVEGAFALSILAVGFFIHAVAGPNYKTLTAMGNTRLIMYDNIGAAALNVALNVVLIPRYSYLGASVATVISYFLLNVAYSTQLYTRTGIHPFGASLFKPATIAVASIGTVYLVVTSLVTVTVFVFVPLFALFLAIHAVVTLRFGGIEREEVLLLLDLEERLGVDLGPAKAVAKRLL from the coding sequence ATGGGCGATGACGACGACGAACCGTTCCGGAAGCTGTTCACCGGCGGCAGCATCGTCTTCGTCGGCGAGATGTTCGGGCTGGCGATCTCCTTTCTCTCGACGCTCGTCATCGGCCGCCTGCTCGGGCCCGACGGCTACGGCGCGATCGCGCTCGGTTCCGCGGCCCTCGCGACCGCCTCGACGCTCGTTCTGCTCGGGATGCACACCGGTGTCGGGCGGTTCCTCCCGCGCTACGACGACCCGGCACGACGCCGCGGCGTCCTCGTCTCGGCCTTCCAGCTGGTCCTCCCGCTGTCGCTGCTCGCGGGCGGGGGACTGATCGTCTTCGCCGAGCCGATCGCCGCGAGCGTCTTCAGCGACGAGGGCGTCGCGCCCGTCCTTCGGGTGTTCGGGCTCGCGATGCCGTTCGCCTCCGTCGAGAAGCTCGCGGTCGGCGGGATCCAGGGGACGAAACGCTCGACGCCGAAGGTGTTCGTCGAGAACGTCACCGCCCACATCACCCGGCTGGTCCTCGCGGTGATAATCCTCGCGCTGGGCTTCGACGCCGCCGGCGTCGCCTGGGCGTACGTCCTCGGTCACGCCGCCGCCGCGATGCTCGGGATGTACTACCTCTACCGGTATACGTCGCTGTTCACGCGGACCGAGGCCACGCCGATGCACCGCGAGCTGCTCGCCTTTTCGGCGCCGCTGATCGTTTCCTCGATCATGGTGAAGATCCTCGCCGACATCGACACGTTCCTGCTGGGCTATTTCGTCTCGACGGCCGACGTCGGGATCTACAACGTGCTCTACCCGCTGGCGACGATGCTGACGGCCGTGCTCGCGTCCTTCGGCTTCCTATTCGTTCCGATCCTCTCGGAGCTCCACGCCGAGGGCGACGTCGCGGAGATGAAGCACATGTACCAGCTGGTCACCAAGTGGATCTTCATGGTCTCGCTGCCGATCGTCCTCGTGATCGCGCTGTTCCCCGAACTGCTGCTTCGCTACACCTACGGCCCCGACTACGTGGAGGGGGCGTTCGCGCTCTCGATCCTCGCCGTCGGTTTCTTCATCCACGCGGTCGCCGGCCCCAACTACAAGACGCTGACCGCGATGGGCAACACCCGGCTGATCATGTACGACAACATCGGAGCCGCGGCGCTCAACGTCGCGCTCAACGTCGTTCTGATCCCGCGGTACTCCTATCTCGGCGCGTCGGTCGCGACCGTGATCTCCTACTTCCTGCTCAACGTCGCCTACTCGACCCAGCTCTACACCCGCACCGGGATCCACCCCTTCGGCGCGTCGCTGTTCAAGCCCGCGACGATCGCGGTCGCCTCGATCGGGACCGTCTACCTCGTCGTCACCTCGCTGGTGACGGTGACGGTCTTCGTGTTCGTCCCGCTGTTCGCGCTGTTCCTCGCGATCCACGCCGTCGTCACGCTCCGTTTCGGCGGGATCGAACGCGAGGAGGTGCTGCTCCTGCTCGACCTCGAGGAACGTCTGGGCGTCGACCTCGGTCCGGCGAAGGCCGTCGCGAAACGTCTGCTCTGA